The nucleotide window TCTCCGGGCCGGCAATCCGGCCGATCGCCGTTCTCGCGGTGTACGAGGTTGCGCGCGCGGTCACGATTCCGATTATCGGCCAGGGCGGGATCGAAACCACGAGCGACGCGCTCGAGTTCTTCCTCGCCGGCGCGAGCGCGGTGAGCATCGGAACGGCGAACTTCACCGATCCTCGGGTGCCGGTGCGGATCGTCGAGGAACTGCGAGCCTATCTCGCCCAACGCAACCTTCGTTCGCTCTCGTCCATCGTAGGCAGAGCCAACGTCGGTTTCGCAAACGCGCAACAGTATGAAGGGGATGAGGGATAACGCTATGAGCCAGTTGATCGTCGCATTGGACGTGCCGGGGCCCGAACAGGCCGAGGCGCTCATCGACCAGCTCTACGAACTCGACGTCATCTTCAAAATCGGTCTCGAAGCGCTCTGCGGATATCCGGAGCGGATTTTCTCGTATCTGCAAGCCCGCGACGTCCGCTACTTCGTCGATGTGAAATTGCACGATATTCCGCGCACGGTCGGCGCGGCGATCCGGCAACTCGTGCGGCCCGGCGCGCACATCATCAACGTGCACGCGTTAGGCGGGCTGGAGATGATGCGAGCGGCGGTCGAGAGCGCGGATGCGCGGGCCGACGAACTCGGGATCTCGCGCCCGCACATCTTCGCGGTCACGATCTTGACGAGCCTGGCGCATGAGGACCTCGGCGAACTCGGCTTGAGCGGAGGCATCGGCGAAAACGCGACGCGGCTTGCGGCGCTCGCCCGCGACGCGGGCTGCTCCGGCGTGGTCTGCAGCGCGCACGAAGTCGCGGATCTCAAGAACTTCTTCGGCGAAGATTTTCTCACGCTCACGCCCGGAATTCGCCCGCGCCAAGCAAGCCACGGCGACCAGAAGCGGGTCGTCACGCCGGCGCAGGCGGTAGCGGTCGGTGCGGACTATCTGGTCGTCGGCCGCCCGATCACTCAGGCGCCGGATCCGCTGCACGCCGCGCGTGCGATCCTCGCCGAGATGTCCCCGGCACTCGCCTAATCCAAGGAATCAGGATGTCAACTTTCGATCTCTCGCGCGCGCTCCACGAACGCGGTGCGTTATTGGACGGCCACTTTCGCCTCAGCTCCGGCCGCCATAGCAATCGCTTCGTTCAGAAATTCCGCATTTTGGAAGACCCCCGTTTGGTCGAGGAGGTCGCGCGCGGCATCGCCGGGGCGTTTCGCTCGGTTCGCCCGACGGTCGTGGTGAGCGCGGCGGTGGGCGGCATCGTTTTGGGCTACGAAGTTGCGCGACAACTCGGCACGCTGGCGCTCTTCGTCGAAAAAGAGGACGGCGTCCCGAAGCTGCGCCGCAATTTTCAACTCAACGCCGACGATCGCGTCCTGATCGTCGAGGACGTCGTTACGACCGGCATGTCGGTGCGTGAGGTGATCGACGTGGTGCGCGGCCACGGAGCGCACGTCGCGGGCGTCGGCATCATCGTCAAGCGCGGCGATGCGGATTTCGGCGTGCCGACGCACGCGCTGCTCGATCTGCCGATCGTTTCATACGATCCCGCCGAGTGCCCGCAGTGCGCGTCGGGTGCGCCGATCGACGACCCCGGGTCGCGGCGAGCGTAGGCGCGTGCGATGACCCGCTCCGTCGTGCGCGCGCTCGCTCCATACAAAGCCGGAACGTCGATCGAAGAGGTGCGCAAGCGTTTCGGCCTGGAACGGATTATCAAGCTCGCATCGAACGAAAATCCGCTCGGAAGTTCGCCCAAGGCGCTGGCGGCACTCCAGCATCTCGATGGATTGCACCTGTACCTCGACGACGCGCACCTGGAATTAAAGACCGCGCTCGCCGGCCGCTACGGGCTGAGTGCCGAGAACGTCGTGCTCGGGCACGGCAGCAACGAATTGGTGGGTTTGATCGCGGAGATGTTGCTCGAACCGGGCCTGCAAGCCGTGATGGCAACCCCGTCGTTTCAGCTGTACCGCCTGGCCACGCTCGTGCGCGGGGCCGCGGCCGTCGAAGTTCCGCTCGTCGAAGGCAAACACGATCTCGAGGCGATGCTGGCAGCCGTTACCGAACGCACCGCGTTGATGTTTCTATGCGATCCGAACAATCCGACCGGCACCTCGCTGGACGGCGCGCAGTGGGAGATGCTTCTGGCGCGCCTTCCGAGCCATGTGACGCTCGTCATCGATCGCGCGTACAGCGAGTATATGGATGCCGATGCGCCGGACGTAACGGCCTTTATCAAGCGGCGTCCTAAAACGCTGGTGCTGCGAACGATGTCGAAAATCTACGGCTTGGCGAGCTTGCGCGTAGGTTACGGCTTCGGCGATGCGGAGAGCATCGGATGGCTCGACCGCATACGCCTGCCGTTCAACGTCTCGTTGCCTGCGGCGTTGGGCGCGTTGGGAGCGCTCGAGGACGATGCGTTCGTGCGCCGCAGCGTCGAGTTGAACGAAGCCGGCAAGGCCTATCTCGGGGCCGAATTCGCGCGTCTGGGCCTGCGGGCATACCCAACCCAAGCGAATTTCATCGCCGTCGAAGTCCCGGTCGAGGCGACGCGCGCGTACGAAGCGCTGCTCGAGCGCGGCATCATCGTGCGGTCGGGCGACGCGCTGCATATGCCGGGTTGGCTGCGCGTGACGATCGGCACGCCCGAGGAGAATCGAGCATTTGTGGCCGCCCTCGAAGAGCTTCTCGTGCAATGGCGCGCCTGAGCGTTCGGGCCGGCGGCGAGGCAGACCGCGCGTTCATCCGGGCCTTGGGAAAACGCACCGCGATGGACAGCGTTTCGCCGGTGCGCCGCGCCTCGCCGAGTGCGGTCCTCGAGAGCTACGATCGCTTACTCGATATCGTGGAGAATCAATCCCACGTGGCCCTGATCGCCGAGCGCGACGGCAGGCCGGCCGGGTTTTTGCTTCTGCTCGATCGGCTTGCGGATGAGGTGACGGGCGAGCCGCAGGCCTTCGTCGCGTATATGGCCGTCGAACGGGCCCATCGACGGGAGGGCGTGGGAGCGGCGTTGATGCGCGCCGCCGAGGATGAGGCTCGGAGCAGAGGTCTGCCGTATATAGCGCTGATGGTGACCGAAGAGAATGCGGCGGCGCAGGCACTCTACGCGACTTTTGGCTTCGTAACGGAACGGCGACTGCTGTGCAAAGAGCTATAGCCCGGGCCACCTGGCGCCGCGTCGCCTGGGGCTCGGCGATCGTGGTGCTGGCGGCCCTGGCGGTGATTTTTGCCGCGCATATTCCGCGCACGATGTCGATCTTCTTGATCGCGGCCTTCATCGCGTTTGGCGTCGAGCCGATCGTCGTCCACTTACAGCTGCGCCGCGTGCCCAAACCGCTGGCGATCAGCATCGTCTTTCTCTGCCTGCTGGGAATCATCGTCGTGGGCGTCATGGTAATCGTGCCGCTGACGATCAATCAGGTCCAGGGACTCGCTGCAAGCATCCCAACGTATGTGTCGACGCTCCAAGCGTGGCTTACGACTCTGCAAGAATCGCTGCAGGAGCACTTGCCGGCGCTGCACATTCCCAGCACGTCGTTCGATCTCGGCCAACTCGGGACGCAGCGTCTCTCCGCCCTTGCAACCGGCACGATCTCCTCGGTGGGAAGCATTCTGGTGAGCACGGCGACGGGGTTCTTCGTGGCGTTTTCGTCGATCGTGCTGTCGTTTTTCTTCCTGCTCAACGATTCGCAGATTACCGACGGGTTCGCCGCGATGTTTCCGGAGAGCAGGCGCAGTACGGCGCGCAACCTCGCGGCCGAGATCACCCAGGTCTTCGGAAGTTACATCTCCGGGCAGGTGATCGTCAGCGCGATTACCGGGGTGGTAGTGGGCACGCTCTGCGCGCTGATCGGTTTCAAGCTCTGGCTGATTCTGGGGATCATCACGTTCGTGGGGTACTCGATTCCCGTCATCGGCATGTTGATCGTGCAGGTGATCGCGCTGATCCTCTGCGCCCCGCAAGGGGGGTGGATGATTCTCTGGGTTCAGGTGATCACGTTCGGCATGGCCCGCGTAAGCGATAATATTTTGGTGCCGAAGATCATGGGCGATTCGGTCGGCGTCTCGCCGATCGGCGTCATGTTCGCGGTCTTTGCAGGCGGCGAGTTGTTCGGCGTTCCGGGCTTGCTTTTGGGGATCCCGGCGGCTGCGCTCGTCAAGCTCCTCTGGCGTTACTTCGTTTCGCCGTGGCTGCACGCGCAACTCGATAAACGATAGCTTTCCTACTTGGCGATGCGGCCGTCTTCGAGGGCCGCGGGTTCGAATTCGAACACGACCGAGCGATCCGGCTCGAAGTCCGCGCGGTGAGGCGCGTGGTGGTCGACGCGCTGGAGCAGGTCGCGGATGACGTTGAGCCGCGCCCGCTTTTTGTTGTTGGCATTCACGACGATCCACGGCGAAGCAGGCGAGGAGGTGCGGGCGAACATCGCGTCGCGGGCCTTGCTGTACGCATCCCAGCGGTCGATCGCGGCATCGTCGATCGGACTGATCTTCCATTGTTTGAGCGGGTCTTCGCGGCGCGATTCCAGGCGCTTTTTCTGCTCGTCCTTGTCGATGTCGAGGTAGTACTTCACCAAATGAATGCCCGAGCGCACGAGCATATACTCGAACGTCGTGACGGTCTCCATAAACTGCTCGTAGTCGTCGTCGGTGCAAAACCCCATGACGCGCTCGACGCCGGCGCGGTTGTACCAGCTCCGATTGAACAGCGCGACTTCGGCCGCGGCCGGGAGATGGGGGACGTAGCGTTCGAAATACCATTGCGTGGTTTCGCGTTCGGTCGGCTTGCCGAGCGCGACGACGCGCGTTTCGCGCGGGCTCAAATGCTCGGTAATGCGTTTGATCGTGCCGTCTTTGCCGCTACTATCGCGGCCCTCGAAGATCGCGAGAACTTTGAGCTGATGTTTGATCGCGTGGCGCTGGAGTCCGACGAGCGCAACTTGAACGTCGTGTAAGCTCTTGGCGTATTTTTTCCCCATCGTACTATCGCGGTTGCGCCACGACGGCGAGCGCATCCTCGTACAGCGGGGCGCCGCAGGCGAAGGCAGCCTTGCGCCGAGGGACATCGAAGATCGCCCCGCTATCTCGATCCGCAAATGCCAGCAGGAGCGCGCGATCGCGGCCGGCCTCGACGCACGCCAGCGCATCACTGACATCGTAGACCGACGTTGAGGGCGAGAGAACGTTCACGATGCCCGAACGCAGCCCCCAGGTGGCGACGCGAGCCGGGCGCTCGGCGATCAGCCATGCGAAGACGTTCGAACGGGCGCCGCCCAGCGTGGTGGCGTCCGCATAGTAATCGGCCGGATGAACCGCGGCCAGCGCCGCGCCGATGCCGATCGCGCAGGCGAGCGCTACCGGCACGAGCCAAGCCCGGCGTAGCGCGCCGGCCAGAGCGAACGTGCCGACGGCGATCGCTGCAACGCCCAGGGCGGACCTGGTTGGAGCGTCGTTCCAGTAGGTGGCCAGAATCGTCGCAACGCCGGCGATCGTTGCCGCAAGGGTGACGGCGACCGCGGCGGCAGGGAAACGTTTACCGATGCGCGCGAGGACCAAGGCGCCGATTGCGATCGCCGGTATTGCAAGGCGGAGGGCCAACCCGCTCGCGAGCTGTGGAACTTGATTTTCATACGAAAACGGTAGCGCGAGAAAGACGATGACGGTAACCCACGCATACGCGCCGAGCCAACGATCTTTCGCGCTCCAAAACGGCGCGGAGAGGGCGGCGAACACGGCCAGCGCGGCAAACGGCGCGTCGCTCACAAAGACGCGGAGCAACTCGGCGAGCGCGCCGATACCGTGGGCGAGAATCGTTTGCTGCGCCGCCGTGGCGATCGAGCTCTGCGCGATCGTGATGTCGGCATGCGGGTTCAAGATGACGATCCGCGCGAGGACGATGCCCAATACGCCCAAGATCGGGATGAATCGCGCTCGCGATGCCGGGAACGCCAGGAGCGCCAGCAGCCATCCGTAGGGTTTTATCAAAGCTGCGATCGCCGAACTCGACCGGCTCTCGAACGGCCGATCCTTCGCCCACAGCAGTTCTAAGAGAAAGGCGGCCAGCCAAACATCGTTCTGTAACGAGCCGGCTTGCACCGCAAGCGGCCACGCCGCAATCGTCGCGCAGGCGATCGTTTGAGCCAACAACGGTGAGGTCCCGATGCGCTCGACGCACCAGGTTGCGATGCGAAAAGCGAGCAACGCCATCGCGAGCAGGCCCGCCCACCCGACCGCGAACGCGCCGGACGTGGTATAGATGCCGCTCGCAAAGGCTTCGCTCCCGAACGGGTACCACCAGTAGCGCGTTTGCGTCGTCCACAGCGAGTGCGCGTGCGCCCACGATGCCGCGTTGGGCAGATGGTACGCCAGCGTGTCGCCGTCGAGCGGCGGGCGCATCAGCGGCGGCCACGCCAATAGCGCGAGGACGGCGATGATGAGGTACGGGGGAGCCTCGGACGTTGGCGCCGACGGCCCGCGTGCACGCTCGCGCAGGTACGCGACGATCAAGGCGGCGATCAGCAGGCACCAGCACGTCGCTGCGTAGAGGACGGCGAGAAGCCCGAGCGTCGCGGGAATCGCTACGCCCAGGACGAGCGCATCGCGAAGGCGGTCGGCAAGCGTGTAACGGTCGCTCGTTCGCAGGGCGGGAGCTGCGAGGAGCAGTCCGACCAGCCAGAGCGCCGCCACCGCGCTCACATGGTCTCCGGCGCGCTTACCCCAACCAGATCGAGGACGCGTGCGAGCACGCTCTTTGCTCCGAGTGCGAGCGCGAGGCGCGCGACACGCAGCTCCCGATCCTCCACCAGAATCTTGCACTCGGTATAGAATTGATGAAAGTCGGTCGCCACATCGCGGGCGTATTTCGCCAACCGGTGCGGCGCGAGATGGTCCACCACGCCCTGAACGACGCCCGGCAACTCGCTCAGCCGCCGGGCCAGCGTGAGTTCCGCGGCATGCGAGAGGCGGTCGAGGTGCGCGCCCGAGCGCGCGAACGCGACGTCGGCCGCATCGGCGTTGCGCAGAACCGACGCGATGCGCGCGTGGCCGTACTGCACGTAGTACACGGGGTTGTCGCTGGTCTGCTCGACCGCGAGCGCGAGATCGAACGTGAGCGGCGAGTCGGTGGCGAGCATAACGAAGAAGAACCGCGCGGCGTCGACGCCGACTTCGTCGAGAATATCGTCGAGCGTGATGATGTTGCCGGCGCGTTTGCTCATGCTGACCTGCTCGCCCGCGCGCATCAGCGTGATCTGCTGCGCGATCATCACGTCGAGCCGCCCGGGATAGCCTAGTGCGGTGGCCAGGCCCTTGAGGCGCCCGATGTAGCCGTGGTGATCGGGGCCGAGCAGATCGATGACGCGATCCGCGCGTTTGAGCTTTTCGTAATGGTAGGCGACATCGGCACCGTAGTAGGTCGGACGCCCGTCCGAACGCAGGACGACGCGGTCTTTATCGTCGCCATAATCGGTTGCGCGGAAGAACAGCGCGCCTTCGCTCTCGTAGGTGAGACCGAGTTCGCGCAAATGGTCGATGTCTTCGCGCACGCGGCCGCTTTCGTGCAGTGCGCGTTCGCTCTGCCACAGATCGTAATGCACGCCGAAACGGCGCGCGGTTTCCTTCTGCAGAGCGAGCAGCGTCTCTAGCCCGTGGCGGGAGAAATACGGCAACCACTCACTCTGCGGAGCGACGATCCAGCGCTCCGCGTCGCGCTGCGCGATATCGGCCGCGATCGGCAAGAGGTATTCCCCCGGATAGCCGTCTTCGGGAAACGGATGCGCGGGATCGAAGTGCTGCAAGTAGCGTGCGTAGAGCGAGCGCCCGAGGGTATCGACCTGCGTGCCGAAATCGTTGACGATCCATTCGGTGAAGACGTCGTACCCGCGCATGCGCATCGCTTTCGCGAGCGTATCGCCGATCGAAAGCGTGCGCCCTTGCACGACCACGAGCGGCCCGGTGGGGTTGGCGGAGCCGAATTCGAGCGAGACGCGCGTGCCGTTGCTCGGCGCCGACCCAAACGTTTCCGCGTCGCGCACGATCTGGGCGAGTTGCGCCTGCCACACCGCCGGCGTCAGCCGCAGGTTGATGAAGCCGGCGACGGACTCGATGGAGCTAAAGTGCGCGCAGACATCCGGCGCGGCCGCGCGTACGTCGGCGACGAGAATTTCCGCGACGGCGTTGGGCGCGGTTCGCGCGACCTTTGCGAGTGGGAAGGCCGCATTGGTGGCAAAATCGCCGAATTCCGGGCGGCGCGGCGCTTCGAACCCGATCTGCGCGGCGACCGTCTGCGGGTAACGCGCGGCGATGGCGGCGCCAAGCGCGCAGCGGAACGCTTCGAGCGCGGATTCGGGCAGCATCAGGTCAGTGGTGGTAGGGCTCATTGCGAGCGATCTTCGCCGCGCGATAGAGCTGTTCCAGCACGATCATGCGCGCCCACTCGTGCAAGAAGGTCAGGTTGGAGAGCGACCAAAGAAATTCGGCGCGCTCGCGTAGCGCGGGCGATGCGCCGTAGGTTCCGGCTATGACAAAAGTCAGGCGTGACGCGCCGCTATGGGTGACCTCGCCGATCTTTCGCGCGAGCGCTTCGCTGGTGAGTTGGGTGCCGCAGCGTTCCAGTAGCCACAGCCGCTCGTCGGGGCGCACGAGCTTGAGGATGCGCTCGCCCTCCTCGTGCATCGAAGACGCCGGCGCGCTACCGTCGCCGGGGCGCACGTCGATTTCCTCGTACGGAAAATACGGTGCGAGACGTTTGCGAAATTCGGCACAGGCCTCCGCGACGTACCGCGCGCGAAGCTTATCGACCGCGATGAGCCTGAGCTGCATGCCAGCAGCATAGCAGACGGCGGGCGGTTCTCATCGCGAGCGTGTGAAGATGTTGCCGTCGCGACGCTCGATCGCTCCGAGAAGCTCGAGTTGCACCAGCGCCGCAATGACCGCGGAAGCGTCGGCCTGCGCGTGCGCCAGCAGCGCGTCCAAATCGCGCTCGCCGTGTGCCAGCAATTCGAACAGCCGCGCGCTCAAAGGGTCCCGCGGTACCAACGGCTCGGGCCGCGCCGCGACCGCGGCCGGAGCGAGCAGCCCCAGCACTTCCAAGACGTCGCGAGCGTCGCGCGCGAGAATGGCGCCGTCGCGGATCAGCGCGTGGCAGCCGGCAACGTGCGGGCGATCGACGTCGCCGGGCACCGCCAGCACGGGGATGCGCCCGGCTGCCCATTGGGCGGTGTTGATCGCGCCGCTGCGGGCCGGTGCCTCGACCACGACGACCGCGTCCGCCAGGGCGGCGACCACGCCGTTGCGGGCGAGAAACTGGCCGGGACGCGGCGCATGCTCGGGCGGGTAGGGTGAGAGCACCGCCCCGCCCTGCTCGATCATCCGGTCGGCTAAGGCGCGGTTACGCGTGGGGAAGAACGCGTGGTGGCCCCCGCCGAGCACGCCGACGGTCGGCGTGCCGCCTGCGAGGGCGCCGCCATGGGCGGCGGCGTCGATGCCCAGGGCCAGGCCGGAGAGGATGCAGCACCCGGCCTGGCCGAGCTCGCGGGCTATCTCCCCGGCGATACGGCGGCCGTACGCCGTGGCGCTGCGCGTGCCGACGATCGCAACGCACGGGCGTGCCAGGGCCTTCGGCGAGCCGGCGCACCACAGGCCGGAGAGCGTCAGCTCCAGGCCCCGTTCGCCGCGCAGGCGTTCGAACTCGGCGAGGGGCAGATAATGGGCCAGCATGCGCCCCCTCCTTCCCGCACGAGGAACCCTCTCGCTAGGCCAAAATGGTGACCCAGGGGGATTCGACCGCAGGCAAGGGAATAAGCCCGCCGCAGTTTACGAACGGGCCGGCCTGGCCCCGACCAAGCTCTGGAGGAACCTCACGTGGCAGCTGAAGCCTATTGCGTCAAGTGTAAAACGAAGCGCCCAATCAAAGACGCAGTCCAGATTACGATGAAAAACGGCCGTCCCGCGACCGAGGGCAAGTGCCCTGAATGCGGTACCAAGATGTTCAAAATCGGAGCGGCGTCCTAACCCGGCCTTCGCTCCCAATCTCACCATCGCCCAGAGGGACTGCGTTTCGGCGCGGTCCTTTTTTGCTTATGCACAGATTGTGTCGTATAATATCCGTACCCACTATATGTGGGAGTATGCCCGGTGCACTCGTGCACCGTTCGAGGAACGGCCGCTGATCTGTCCGACCTGTCGCAAGAGCGAGACCCGCGTGGTGGACTCGCGCGACGACGAAACCGTGGTCCGTCGCCGGCGCGAGTGTTTAGACCCGCGCTGCAAGCATCGCTTTACCACGTACGAGCGGATGGAATCGCCGCGCCTCTTCGTCGTCAAGAAAGACGGGCGGCGCGAGCAATACAGCCGCGAGAAGATCCTCGGCGGCTTGCGCAAGGCCTGCGAAAAGCGCCCCATCTCCGAGAGCCAGATGGAGGCGGTCGCGGCGGATCTCGAACGCGAGCTCTTCGCGCGCGGCGAGAGTGAAGTGCCCTCGACCATGGTCGGCGAGAAGTTGATGGAGGCGCTCAAGAACCTCGACCCGGTTGCGTACATCCGCTTTGCGAGCGTGTATCGCTCATTCCGCGATATCGAAAGCTTTCGAGAAGAACTCACGCAACTGCTCGCCAAATGACCCTGGACATGTTGAATGGCGTCCGGGTCGCGTTGATGCGCCTACCCGAAGGGGAAGGCTTGCCGATCCCAACTTACATGAGCGACCTAGCGGCCGGTGCCGATCTGTACGCGGCAGTGCGCGACGAACTGGTTCTGTTACCGGGAGCGCGCGCGCTCGTGCCGGCCGGCTTCGCACTGGCGATACCGCCGGGCTTCGAGGCGCAGATCCGCCCGCGTAGCGGCCTCGCGCTGCGCAGCGGCGTCACATGCTTGAACGCGCCGGGTACGATCGATGCGGATTATCGCGGCCCCGTGCAGGTGCTGCTGGCCAATCTCGGCGCCGAGCCCGTGACCATCGCGCGCGGCGACCGTATCGCGCAACTCGTCGTCGCGCCCGTTTCGCGAGCCAGCTTCGAAGAAGTAGCGGATTTACCGCAGAGCGTACGCGGCGCGGGCGGTTTCGGCAGTACGGGAGTTGCATGATGAAGGTTTACATCGTCGGCAAGGGCGCCGTCGGTACGTATCTGGGCGATATGCTCGCGGCGGTCGGGGTGGAGGTTGCATACGCTCCGCGTGAGCTCGCCGCGGTTACGCGATACGATGCCGATGTGGCCATCGTTACGACCAAGGCCTACGACACGCCGGGCGCGATCGAGACCCTGCGCGCGGCGATTGCTTTCCCGGAGCGTTGCGTTTTCGTTTCGCCGCAGAACGGGATCGGAAACGAGGAACGGCTCGCCGAGGCGTTCGGGGCCGACAACGTTGTAGCCGCCGCGCTCACCGTGCCAGTCGATCGAGATCGCGATGGCCGCGCCAGCGCTACCAAAGAGGGTGGGCTCGCGTTTGCGCCGGTCGGTACGAGCGCGTTCAACTGGCTCGTGGCAACCTTCGCGAGCACCGGCCTCAACGTCAAGGTCGTCGATAACTGGCGCGCCCTAAAGTGGAGCAAGCTCGCGCTCAACGTCGTCGCGAACGCGAGTTGCGCGATCCTCAACGTTTTGCCGAACCGCCTCGTGCATTTCGAGAAGATTTTTACGCTCGAGATTCGCATGATTCGCGAGGTACGCGCGGTCATGCACGCGCTCGGCCTCACACCGATCGATCTGCCGCGCTACCCCGTCAAGGCGCTCTTCGCGGCGGCGGCGCTGCCGAGCCCGATCGCGCGCGGCGTCATGTCGAACAGCATCGCGAGCGGACGCGGGACGAAGGCGCCGTCGTTGCTGCTCGATCTGCGTCGCGGCGAACCGCAAACGGAAGTCGACGTGCTCAACGGCGCCGTCGCGCGATACGGCATCGAACACGGGGTGCCGACGCCCGTCAATGCGGTGTACGCGCGCGTGCTCGACGATATCGCGCACATGCCGCAACTCTGGGCGAAGTACCGCGAACGGCCGGAGGCATTGGAAGCCGAGGTTCTCGCGGAGATGAAACGCGTCAAGGCGTTACGGCGGGGAGCATAGATGCGCGATCCTAACGTACCCGAATCGCTCGAGGGCTGGTGGATTCTCCACCGGATGTTCGCGTTCGACCGCCGCGGCTGGGACGCGCTGCCTGAGAAACGGCGCGCGCGGTACGCGAGCCACGCCCACGATTTGATCGAGCACCTGCGCTCCCGCGAAGAGTCGGATGCCGGGCTCGCGCAGATCAT belongs to Candidatus Dormiibacterota bacterium and includes:
- a CDS encoding ketopantoate reductase C-terminal domain-containing protein; this encodes MMKVYIVGKGAVGTYLGDMLAAVGVEVAYAPRELAAVTRYDADVAIVTTKAYDTPGAIETLRAAIAFPERCVFVSPQNGIGNEERLAEAFGADNVVAAALTVPVDRDRDGRASATKEGGLAFAPVGTSAFNWLVATFASTGLNVKVVDNWRALKWSKLALNVVANASCAILNVLPNRLVHFEKIFTLEIRMIREVRAVMHALGLTPIDLPRYPVKALFAAAALPSPIARGVMSNSIASGRGTKAPSLLLDLRRGEPQTEVDVLNGAVARYGIEHGVPTPVNAVYARVLDDIAHMPQLWAKYRERPEALEAEVLAEMKRVKALRRGA